The Streptomyces sp. NBC_01363 region GCTCCGCCTCGACAATCCGGGCAAGGATTTCGGAGACCTCGGTCGACACCCCCCTCCCCGGTCGGTAGCTCACCCCGGAAAAGGTAGCTGTTCGATCTTCCCAACTCTGTGACAGAGATCTGGATCTCTGGCTCGCTGCATGCGAGTCGGTGTGTGGAAAGGACGGAATAAGTGGCCAGCGAATCATGGATGCACTGGACGAGTACGTCCGCAGTGTCGTCGCGTCCCCAGGTCCAACGAGCGACGGGCGTACTGGCGAGGCAATCCTTCCGGTGTGAACACGCCGCCGTCGAATGACCTTCGAGTGCGCGACGGCGGAGCCCCACTGCGCTCTGTTCAGCTGTCGTCACGGCGCCACGAGGTCAGCAGGACGCCGTGCTCGTCCCAAGTCTCCTCTTCGCGGAGAGAAGCGGCGTCTCTGTCGAAGAACTTGCGGGACTTCATAACCCCGTTGGGGTGCCACTCCTTGAATTCACCCAGAGCGCGACCGCCCCGGACGACCCCCTCGGAACGAAGCGTCCCGTCCTGGTACCACTCGCGGGACAGTCCGTTCGGCACCCCGTCAGTGTGCTCGTCCAGGCTGATCAGGTGTCCGCTCTGGTACTCGGCTACTTCGCCAGTGAAGGGTTCTCCCCGATAGGTCACTCGCTGAGCATCGTCCATGTCGACATCCGGTGCATCGACATCGATTCGCACTACAGAATTCATCAGGAAATCCAATTCTCATCACTCGGCGGGAAGCCGGTAAACCTGCCGTGGCGGCTGGGCAGCCCCTCCAACATATGGTTGCAGTTCGCGCAGAAGGGCGCCCGCCTGCCTGGGAGGCCCGTCGAGACGTCTTTGAGGTACGGAAAGTCGACGGCCGCTCGCATCTCGGCGAGAGCCGCGGCGCCGTCCGGCAGGCCCTGTCGCGTGCGCATCCAGAGCAGTTCGTTGGCGGCCTTCACCTCGGCATGGCCCAGCGGGTCGTCCTCGTGCGGCGGAGGGTCTCCGATCTTGTCCAGTCTGTCCTTCAGGGTGGGGTGCAGGTCGCCCTTCTTGATGACGACTTCCCTTTTGCCGTTGATGCCTTCGATGATTGTTCCTGTCCGAACGTCCATCACGGACCCCACGCATGCGCCCGTCTGCTTCCTGGGGAAGGCGCCTGAGTCTCGCGCATCTCGGTACGCGGCTCCTCGCTGCTGGGCCAGTTCGTCGAGGTAGTCGGCGACAGGCCGTCCGTCGATGTGGGTGATGACGCCGCCCGTCTTGGTCACGCGAGGCCCATTAGCGTCAATTTGCTCCATGAGCTTCTGGCCGTGCCCAGGAGGTGGAACGGCTCCGCTCTCGCCCACGTGTGTGGTGGGGGAGAGGGCTTCCTCCGGACTGGAAGCCGAGCCGGCGGTGTGGTCGGATACCCCGCTCGATCCCTCCGGGGCCTGCGAGGCGTGGGCGGCCGTTCCCATGCCTTCCCCGTGTTCGCCCTGGTGCGGAACCGCTGGGTTGTCGGATCCGTGGTCTCGGCTTGGCACGTCGCTGTGACCACTGTTGTCCAGGTGGTTGTGGGGTGTGTTGTCGCCGGTGCCGCCGCCGGGTGCGTGGTGGGGGTTGCTGTCCGGCAAGTGGTTGCCCGCGCCACCGCCTGGGGCCTCGGCTCGGGGCCGGCCGAGGTCGCCCAGGTCGTTGCCGAGGCGGGTGGCGTCATCGCCGGTATGGGCGCCTGCGCCGGTCAGGGCCGGTTCGCGTAGGGGGTCCGGGGCCTGTGCACGGGGTTGTTGGTGGGCTTGGTCGGTGTGTTGGGCGAGGGTGCCGTCTTCGTTGTAGAGATTCCCGTGGCGGTCGAGGTACGGAGCGCCTTCGTCGAAGGGGGATCTGACCGTCCCTTCGGGTAGTGCTACGGCTCCGTCGGGGAGTTTGACGGTCCCGTTGGGGAGGGTGGTCGCGCCTTCGGGGACGGCGGCGCCTTCGGGGAGGTGGAGCGTGCCGTCGGGGAGTCCGAGGGTGCCTTCGGGGAGGGTGATGACGTGGTCGGGGAGGGGCGGGAACTCGACGTGGCCCAGGCCCTTGAGGCCGGCCATGACGTCGCCGATCCTCCTCAGCCCGACGCCTGCGCCCTTGAAGACGTAGGTCATGGGGTCCACGGCGCGGGCGGTCTTGCTGGTGAGGGAGAGGGCCTTGGCTGCCAGGCCGGCTTTGCCGGCGCCTGCTGCTGCGCCTCCGGAGCCGCCGGTGAAGACGGTGGTCAGGACGTTGAAGGTGACCGCTCCGGCGGCGCGGGAGGGGTTGCTGCCCCACTGGTCCCAGGCGATCAGGGCCTTGCCGGTCTCCTTCACCGCGGTCTGCGAGTCGCGTATCCAGGCGGAGTGGTCGCCGGGCAGGGCGTGCAGGACGAGCATCACGGCGGGGGAGAGCCCGGTGGCGAGTTTGGCCAGACCGGTCCATGCCTCCTGCGCGGCGTCCCCGCCCTCGAAGCCGACCAGGGTGCCCAGGCCCTTGAGAGTGCCCCAGACCCCGTCGACGAGGAAGCCCTTGCCGAAGTCGTAGGCGTGCTCCCAGACCTGCCACCAGGGCGTCGACTCTTCGACCGCCTCTCCCCAGGGCAGGCTCTTGGCCTGTTTGAGGGCCTCGGCGTCGTACCCGTAGGTGCCCTTCTTGCCGGAGCCGTCATCGATCTTCAGCGCCTTGCCGCCGACCAGGGCGACGATCTTGGCGTGACAGGTCCGTTCCACCTCCTGGAAGGCGGTCCAGACCTCGGCTATCTCGCCACGGCGCCGGTTGTTCTCCTCGACCAGGTCACCGTCCTCGCGCCACTTGTCGTCGCCTTCGGCCTTGACCCGGAAGGCGACCGCGTCCCGCTTGAGCTCCCTGAGCTTCTCCACCAGCGGGAACGCATCGTCCGAGTACGTACTGAGCGCACCGGCGATGACGCACAGGTCCGAACTCAGAGACAGCCCGGTCTCCGCCACCGGCCTGGTCGTCGCGAACAACTGCTCCGCCTCGGGCGCCTTGTAGAAGGCGCTCAGCCCGCCGAAGCTGCTGTGCACATCACCGGCAGCCGTCGCGATCGCGGCCCCGTGGCCCGACAGAGTCGTCACCTTCGTGTCGAGCAGGGCCAGGTCACCGGTGAAGACCGGTATCCCCACCGGGTCGACCGGCTCGGTGTCACTCACCGGTGCCCCTGCATGCCCTTGAGGACGTCCAGGCGCACGGCCTTCGCCGCGTCCTGCGCGTGCCTGGCCGTCTCCAGATCACCCTCGCAGTACGCGTTGGTCGCCTCGACCGCACCCAGCACGGACGCCTCGATCCGCTCGGCCGCCGCCTTCAGGTCCTTCTTGCGCTCACCCAGATACTCACCCAGCGCCGCGGCCACCGGCCCCATCGCCTGACGGGACAACGGCGCCTGACCCGCAGCCACCGGACCCTGAAGGTGCGTGACCGCCTGCGCTCCCGGCACCGCCGTACCCGCCGCCTGAGCCGCCTCCGACACCGTCGCCATCAAAGCCGTCAGAGCCTTCTCCAGATCACCGGCATGCACACCGACAACCCTCAACTGCCCCTGCACACCCTGCGGCCTGATGTCCCACGCCACCATGAAGAGCCCCCCTCGTGCCGGTTGCCCTCGACGTCAGGGACTTCCGGAGGTTTGAACAACCGTTCGCACGCTCTTCTCCACCAACTCGAACATCGCTGATGCAATCAGCAATCGGCCAACGCTGGCTCGCTTATGACGTGGCACAACGCAGCGAGGCTGGCTCTGATCGGTGGCGAGGAGGCGTTTGCAGTCAAGGATGGGGGCGCTATCGACGTCGAAGTCGCCTCGCGGTACGGCGGGACATCCACCGACCAGTCGCACACAGGGGCGCTCCCATCCGTCGCCGTGGAGAAGCGCCCGACCGGTCAACATCCCTCGCAAGGCGTGGGCGGTGCCACGTCGGCCGCACCGTAGACATGGAAGGAGAGTTGAGGGCGCACGGTCCACTCGATCCAGGCGCCCCGGTGACTCAGCGAGAAGCCGCAGGGTTCGCCGCGATGGAGGGAGCCGATGGCGCCGACGCATCCGCCGCCGTCGACCCAACTCAGCGCCCGATGCCGCTCCATGGGCGGCAGATCAGCGGCCAGCGCCCGCACGTTCAGCCGGATGAAGCGGACGGCCTCGGCGGGGTCGAGGGACATGTGCCGGGACACCTCGGCGATCTCGTCCGCCTCCATCGTGCGGTAGGTGACCCGCTCGCACCAGAACACGCGCGTTGCGGAGGGTACGGGTTGTTGCTCGCGCACGGAATTCCTCCTGGCGCCACATCGGGACCGCCCCGCACCTGCGGCCGGCGTGACGAGCGGCAGGCGCGGGACGACCCTTCGGGAACCCCGTTCAACTGGCGCATAATTGAACAGAGTTGGGCACTCCGGGCATGACTCACCGAGGAGCCGAGCCGACTGGAGGCACCACCCGAAGCTAGCGTTTTAAGCGATCCCGTTTCAAGCGTTTGACGTCTAACGCGTGAGGTGCAGATAGTCGACGTGTGCAGCTCGACCGTCTAATCCAAGCCACCCGGATACGCCAAGGGCGGCCCCCACCTGCGCCGATGGGAACCGCCCGAAGCAAGAGCGCTAGAGATCAGGCCAGATCGTCGAACTCGCCTTCCTTGGCGCCACCGAGGAAGGCACGGAGCTTGGCACGGGTCGTACGGATGACCACGCCCGGGTTGTCACTCTCGCGCATCAGGATCTCGCCACCGTACTCGGCCAGCTCAAGGCAGTTATTGCCATCGGCATTCGATGACTTCGACGACTTTCGCCACTGGATTTCTATTGTTCTCACGCCTTCATACTTGTAGTGCGATGGTACGAATGAAGTCCCGTGTCTTCTCCGGGTCGAGGGAACGCTCTTCGGTCCGACTCAGAGCAACCCGCCAGTTCTCAAGGCTTGTTTCAGCGTCCAGGAACCCCGATCCGGTCGCAGTGTCCGTCTGCGCGGTGTCGAGCTGTGGCACGGGACCGTAGAGGTATTGTGCCGAACTGTTGGCGTGCGGGAAACCGCCCGCCGCGAAGGGGATCGCGCGGATGACGACGTTTTCCCGCTCCGACTGCAGCAGCAGATAGTCGAGTTGACTGCGCGCAATGGCGGAGCCGCCGTAGACCATCCGCAGTGCCGCCTCGTGGACCAGGAACACACACCGGGGCTGATCCACCCGATCGAGCACGTCCCGGCGCTTCAGCCGATGGGAAAGCAAGCGCCGTTGATGCGTCGGGCTGAGCGGCGGGACGGCCTCCGCGAACACGGCCCTCGCGTAGTCCTCGGTCTGGAGCAGCCCAGGAATGTGCATGATCTCGACCGAGCGCAGGCCAGCGGCGTGGTGCTCCAACTCGGCCAGGTCGAGGGCGTCGCTGGTGAGCTCGCCCCGATAATCCTCCCACCAGCCGTTTATGCGCTCTCGCGCCATCTCCGCGAGCGCATCGATGTATGCCTCGTCGGAGCACCCGTAGTGCTCGGCCCATGCACGAACCCGCTCGGTGCTGACACCGAACCGCCCGGATTCGATGTTGCTCACCGTGGTGCGGTCCGTGCTGAGCATCGCACCCGCTTCCGTGAGCGAAAGCCCCGTGCGCTCACGCATCTTGCGCATCTCAGCACCCAGTCGGCGCTGGCGCGCCGTGGGCGCCTTCCTTGATGGCATCGATCTCTCCTCTCCCCGGGTCAGTGTGGCCCGTTACCCATCGAGGCGCACATCGTTCATGACATTACACAGATGCGTCCAACGCGTGAGGCGCATCAGCTATGGTCGCCACACACCGCGCCGCACGCCGGTAGACCCGAAGTGCAGCCGTACACACGCATGTTGACCCGCGTCTGCGTACGGCCATTGCCACGGACGGCAAGCGACGCACCCGTTCGCACCGCACCGCGTTGGGAGAACGACATGACCCACGTCCACGCCACCGCATACTCCACGCCACCGGGCCCACAGTGCGGCGAGATCTATCAGCTCGCCCTGCCGAACACGTCCAGCGCCGCGAAGCTCTCGCGTGACTTCATCGCGTCGCTGCTGACCGTCAGCAGACACTGCGGGTTGGTCGACGACGCGCGTCTGTGCGTCACGGAGGTGGTCACCAACGCCCACCGTCACACGCGTACGTCCCTGATCCGGGTCCGCGTGACCATCCAGCGCAAACTGGTCACCGTCTCCGTAGCGGACGACGAGCACTGGGCCCTGCCCGAGCCACCGGCCTTCCGCGAGGTGAGTGAACAGGAGGGCGGGCGTGGGCTGTTGCTCGTGGAGCGGCTGGCGTTCACCTGGGGGATGACCGTGCTGGGTGGCTGCTTCCCGTACCGGAAGGCGGTCTGGTTCACGCTCTCGCGGGCCGGTTCGGCGCCCTGAACGGGCCGTGGAAACGCGGAAGGGCGGTGGGCCCGCCGGCCCACCGCCCCGCTCACCCGCGTACGGGAGTTAATGGATGACCGTGATCCGGTCCGTCGCCGGCGGGGCCAGCGGTGCGGCGGCCGAGGAGTGGGCCGCCAGGTAGGCGTTGAAGACGTCCAGGTCGGACGGGCCGACCAGCTTGTTCGTGCCCTGGCCGAGGGCCGCGAAGCCGTCGCCGCCGCCTGCCAGGAACTCGTTAATCGCGACGCGGTAGCTCTTGGCGGGGTCGATCGCCTCGCCGTTCAGCTTGATCGTGTCGGTGACCACGCGGGCCGCGCCGGTCTTCGTCATGTCCAGGGTGTAGGTGAGGCCCTTCGAGACCTGGAGGATCTTCGGGCTGGCCTCGTTGGAACCGCTGACCTGCTGCTGGAGCGTCTCGACCAGCTGGGCGCCGGTCAGGTCGACGACGTTCATCATGTTGGTGAAGGGCTGCACGGTGAAGGACTCCCCGTACGTCACCACCCCGTCGGACTTGCCGTCGGGCGACGCGTACACCAGGTCCGCGCGGATACCGCCCGGGTTCATGAGGGCGACGACCGCCCCGCCCTTGTCCGCCGGGGCCAGGCCCTCCAGCTGGGCGTCGGCGATCACGTCACCGAGCGGCTTCTCAAGGGCCTTGGAGCCGCGGCCGACGATGTCGGCGGAGATGTAGCCCTGCGGCTTGTTCGCGATGGGCGCCGCGAGGGCGTTCCAGCGGGCGATCAGGGACTCCATGTCGGAGGCCCTGCGCTGGTCCCGGCTGACGATGTGGTTCGCCGACTTCGGGTTCGAGGCACCGGCCGACTCCACCGACGTACGGACGATGTCCTTGGTGCGGCGGTCGTAGGTGAGGGTCGTGTCCGTGTAGACCTTGCCGAACGACGACGCCGAGGTGACCAGGCGCGGGTTGCCCGCCGGGTCCGGGATCGTGCACACGTACGCCTGGTGGGTGTGGCCCGTGACCAGGGCGTCGACCTTGGGCGTGATGCCCTTGGCGATGTCGGTGATCGGCCCGGAGATGCCGTCACCGGCGCCGGAGCTGTCGCAGTCGTAGTTGTACGAGCTGGAGGCCGGGGCCCCGCCCTCGTGGATCAGCGCGACGATGGACTTGACGCCCTGCCGGTCCAGCTCCTTGGCGTACTTGTTGATCGTCTCGATCTCGTCGTGGAACTTCAGGCCCTTGACGCCGTTGGCCGTGACCACGTTCGGCGTGCCCTCCAGGGTCACCCCGATGAAGCCGATCCTGACGCCGTCCTTCTTCCACACCGTGTACGGCTTGAGGATCGGCTTGCCGGTCTTCTCGCTCGTCACGTTGGCGGCGAGGTAGGGGAAGTCGGCGCCCTTGAACTTCTTGTTCTTCTCGTAGCACCCCTCGACCGGGTGGCAGCCGCCGTTCTGGAGGCGGGCCAGCTCGGTGGCGCCCTCGTCGAACTCGTGGTTGCCGACGCTCGTCACATCGAGGTCGATCTTGTTGAGCGCCTCGATGGTCGGCTCGTCGTGGAAGAGGCCGGACAGCAGCGGGCTCGCGCCCACCATGTCACCACCGGCCGCGGTGATCGAGTACGGGTGGCCCTTGCGCGCGGTGCGCAGCGAGGTCGCGAGGTACTCGATGCCACCGGCCGGAATCTCCTTGGGCGAGCCGTCGGGCTGCGTCTCGAAGACCTTGCCCGCCGTGCCGTCCGGCGGCTCCAGGTTCCCGTGCAGGTCGTTGAAGGACAGCAGCTGTACGTCGACGGTACGGCCCGGCTTGTGGTGCCCGTGCCCGTGTCCATGGCCGTGGCGGTCCTGGGCGCCGGCCGGCATCGCGGCGACAAGCGCGCCGACGGTGGCGAGCCCAGCCGCCGCGGCGAGCACCCGCCGGGGCGCGCGGTTCTTCTG contains the following coding sequences:
- a CDS encoding toxin-antitoxin system YwqK family antitoxin; the protein is MRIDVDAPDVDMDDAQRVTYRGEPFTGEVAEYQSGHLISLDEHTDGVPNGLSREWYQDGTLRSEGVVRGGRALGEFKEWHPNGVMKSRKFFDRDAASLREEETWDEHGVLLTSWRRDDS
- a CDS encoding YwqJ-related putative deaminase — its product is MSDTEPVDPVGIPVFTGDLALLDTKVTTLSGHGAAIATAAGDVHSSFGGLSAFYKAPEAEQLFATTRPVAETGLSLSSDLCVIAGALSTYSDDAFPLVEKLRELKRDAVAFRVKAEGDDKWREDGDLVEENNRRRGEIAEVWTAFQEVERTCHAKIVALVGGKALKIDDGSGKKGTYGYDAEALKQAKSLPWGEAVEESTPWWQVWEHAYDFGKGFLVDGVWGTLKGLGTLVGFEGGDAAQEAWTGLAKLATGLSPAVMLVLHALPGDHSAWIRDSQTAVKETGKALIAWDQWGSNPSRAAGAVTFNVLTTVFTGGSGGAAAGAGKAGLAAKALSLTSKTARAVDPMTYVFKGAGVGLRRIGDVMAGLKGLGHVEFPPLPDHVITLPEGTLGLPDGTLHLPEGAAVPEGATTLPNGTVKLPDGAVALPEGTVRSPFDEGAPYLDRHGNLYNEDGTLAQHTDQAHQQPRAQAPDPLREPALTGAGAHTGDDATRLGNDLGDLGRPRAEAPGGGAGNHLPDSNPHHAPGGGTGDNTPHNHLDNSGHSDVPSRDHGSDNPAVPHQGEHGEGMGTAAHASQAPEGSSGVSDHTAGSASSPEEALSPTTHVGESGAVPPPGHGQKLMEQIDANGPRVTKTGGVITHIDGRPVADYLDELAQQRGAAYRDARDSGAFPRKQTGACVGSVMDVRTGTIIEGINGKREVVIKKGDLHPTLKDRLDKIGDPPPHEDDPLGHAEVKAANELLWMRTRQGLPDGAAALAEMRAAVDFPYLKDVSTGLPGRRAPFCANCNHMLEGLPSRHGRFTGFPPSDENWIS
- a CDS encoding DUF6507 family protein; protein product: MVAWDIRPQGVQGQLRVVGVHAGDLEKALTALMATVSEAAQAAGTAVPGAQAVTHLQGPVAAGQAPLSRQAMGPVAAALGEYLGERKKDLKAAAERIEASVLGAVEATNAYCEGDLETARHAQDAAKAVRLDVLKGMQGHR
- a CDS encoding DUF397 domain-containing protein is translated as MEIQWRKSSKSSNADGNNCLELAEYGGEILMRESDNPGVVIRTTRAKLRAFLGGAKEGEFDDLA
- a CDS encoding helix-turn-helix transcriptional regulator → MPSRKAPTARQRRLGAEMRKMRERTGLSLTEAGAMLSTDRTTVSNIESGRFGVSTERVRAWAEHYGCSDEAYIDALAEMARERINGWWEDYRGELTSDALDLAELEHHAAGLRSVEIMHIPGLLQTEDYARAVFAEAVPPLSPTHQRRLLSHRLKRRDVLDRVDQPRCVFLVHEAALRMVYGGSAIARSQLDYLLLQSERENVVIRAIPFAAGGFPHANSSAQYLYGPVPQLDTAQTDTATGSGFLDAETSLENWRVALSRTEERSLDPEKTRDFIRTIALQV
- a CDS encoding ATP-binding protein translates to MTHVHATAYSTPPGPQCGEIYQLALPNTSSAAKLSRDFIASLLTVSRHCGLVDDARLCVTEVVTNAHRHTRTSLIRVRVTIQRKLVTVSVADDEHWALPEPPAFREVSEQEGGRGLLLVERLAFTWGMTVLGGCFPYRKAVWFTLSRAGSAP
- a CDS encoding bifunctional UDP-sugar hydrolase/5'-nucleotidase, giving the protein MSATPQKNRAPRRVLAAAAGLATVGALVAAMPAGAQDRHGHGHGHGHHKPGRTVDVQLLSFNDLHGNLEPPDGTAGKVFETQPDGSPKEIPAGGIEYLATSLRTARKGHPYSITAAGGDMVGASPLLSGLFHDEPTIEALNKIDLDVTSVGNHEFDEGATELARLQNGGCHPVEGCYEKNKKFKGADFPYLAANVTSEKTGKPILKPYTVWKKDGVRIGFIGVTLEGTPNVVTANGVKGLKFHDEIETINKYAKELDRQGVKSIVALIHEGGAPASSSYNYDCDSSGAGDGISGPITDIAKGITPKVDALVTGHTHQAYVCTIPDPAGNPRLVTSASSFGKVYTDTTLTYDRRTKDIVRTSVESAGASNPKSANHIVSRDQRRASDMESLIARWNALAAPIANKPQGYISADIVGRGSKALEKPLGDVIADAQLEGLAPADKGGAVVALMNPGGIRADLVYASPDGKSDGVVTYGESFTVQPFTNMMNVVDLTGAQLVETLQQQVSGSNEASPKILQVSKGLTYTLDMTKTGAARVVTDTIKLNGEAIDPAKSYRVAINEFLAGGGDGFAALGQGTNKLVGPSDLDVFNAYLAAHSSAAAPLAPPATDRITVIH